One Fontisphaera persica DNA window includes the following coding sequences:
- the larE gene encoding ATP-dependent sacrificial sulfur transferase LarE codes for MVDAKYNDLRERLKSYGSCLVAYSGGVDSVFLAWVAHDVLGERALAVIADSPSLPRRELAEALELARQHGFPVRVVKTGEFENPQYLSNPSNRCYFCKFELFTELAPLARKEGFAVIVYGENASDIGDHRPGAQAASEFQVRAPLKEAGLTKAEIRELSARLGLPTADKPQMACLSSRIPYGEAVTVEKLRMIEEAEYLLRDAGFYDVRVRHHELKGAEGGVRHLARIEVGSAELPKFLGNGLSAKIAAGLRALGYAHVTVDLEGYRRGSVNETPVVWQRPAS; via the coding sequence GTGGTGGATGCAAAGTACAATGATTTGCGGGAACGCTTGAAGTCCTATGGCTCCTGCCTGGTGGCGTATAGTGGCGGGGTGGATTCGGTGTTTCTGGCATGGGTGGCCCACGATGTCTTGGGGGAGCGCGCACTGGCGGTGATTGCGGATTCTCCGAGCCTCCCCCGGCGTGAGCTGGCCGAGGCCTTGGAGCTGGCGCGCCAGCATGGTTTCCCAGTGCGGGTGGTGAAGACGGGGGAGTTTGAGAATCCCCAGTATTTGTCCAATCCCAGCAACCGCTGTTATTTCTGCAAATTTGAGTTGTTCACCGAGTTGGCGCCACTGGCGCGGAAGGAGGGGTTTGCGGTTATTGTGTATGGCGAGAACGCCAGCGACATCGGCGATCATCGCCCCGGGGCGCAGGCGGCGAGTGAATTTCAAGTGCGTGCACCCTTGAAGGAAGCGGGGTTGACCAAGGCGGAAATCCGGGAGCTGTCCGCGCGTCTGGGGCTGCCCACGGCGGACAAACCGCAGATGGCCTGTCTGAGCTCGCGCATTCCCTACGGCGAGGCGGTGACCGTGGAAAAACTGCGGATGATTGAGGAGGCCGAGTATTTATTGCGGGATGCCGGTTTTTATGATGTGCGCGTGCGCCATCACGAATTGAAGGGGGCGGAGGGTGGCGTGCGGCATTTGGCGCGCATTGAAGTGGGAAGCGCGGAGCTGCCCAAATTTTTGGGCAACGGCCTGAGCGCCAAAATCGCCGCGGGATTGCGGGCCCTCGGGTATGCGCATGTCACCGTGGATTTGGAAGGCTACCGGCGGGGCAGCGTGAATGAGACGCCGGTGGTATGGCAACGGCCGGCCTCATGA
- a CDS encoding PTS sugar transporter subunit IIA yields MTSSSPQAVRLAELLSPATILLNLRAQDRETVLRELAETATRVLEKPHLTEGLFQALRERELLYSTGIGDGVALPHSRTVPAELATRPLLVFGRHATGIHFHAIDHRPVQIFFLMLASNAGQHLYLLARLSRVLRQASAREALLKATRAEEIIGAVREGESLLP; encoded by the coding sequence ATGACAAGTTCATCGCCCCAGGCGGTGCGTCTGGCGGAACTCCTGTCTCCCGCCACCATCCTGTTAAATTTGCGCGCCCAAGACCGGGAAACGGTATTGCGGGAGCTGGCGGAAACCGCGACGCGAGTCCTGGAAAAACCGCATTTAACTGAAGGCTTGTTTCAAGCCTTGCGGGAGCGCGAGTTGCTTTACAGCACCGGCATTGGCGACGGGGTTGCCCTGCCCCATTCCCGCACTGTCCCGGCCGAGCTGGCCACCCGCCCCCTGCTAGTGTTTGGACGGCACGCCACCGGCATTCATTTCCATGCCATAGACCACCGTCCGGTGCAGATATTTTTTCTTATGCTGGCGTCCAACGCCGGACAACACCTTTACCTGCTGGCCCGTCTAAGCCGCGTGCTGCGGCAGGCATCGGCGCGCGAGGCTCTGCTCAAAGCCACCCGTGCTGAGGAAATTATTGGGGCGGTGCGTGAAGGAGAAAGCCTCCTGCCCTGA
- a CDS encoding serine/threonine protein kinase: protein MKRGGLAGELAGGKPATVKRILEVLIPVAEALTYAHARGLIHRDLKPDNILLAEQGKVYLSDFGLARTLFNERTLDVEGSHCEGTAPYLSPAVAHGQAEDTRCDIYSLGAILYQMLTGRLPYSGRTTEEVIAQIKAGPPRPILELNPKAPAELVLVCETAMARDQRDRYANMADFLEDLRRIQRGQLPVGAHAGTAWVNRARVSWRRHWPKIVTGACLSLAALGLWHTGWLRSPVLKPIQVIQLGEGFDHYSSVMGNWDLDKVTDFLVLNRQDNSIQVVDATNNRVQLIPCPKLLGSEERGDIGYLTMTSFSTDKADDLIITYSQKTQARAKVINPNLLTVAEFTYEGEFVPANRERAASATVFISGMAVDLDNDQKKEFLFHYGTPYGQRRPRGLVLMDMDDTKGVMRWDFPTAPYIRKFLVQDLEGDGKQEIIFGTHATCNGKQLEDGTDDFHSHLAVLNANGELRWRRTVGKEYTAVVPLMWEAGSSAPGRIYAWLSASYLARHSLPPEERGPGIASRIFYVEANGEGLREYLPPFELVDVHPADVTGDGRRELVMTDTNGWVRVLSQDLQVIRQTRLAQPRQMLAYAHVLGNVRLPQLDGGPYVAVLWKDLHSNSVGVVGKTHREFSNDNIMHEVTAMVLDRRLQPVFRAVLHPTLKERLSNIRGEVKDVDGDGAEEIVVFSERITICKVVKE from the coding sequence GTGAAAAGGGGGGGGCTGGCCGGCGAGTTGGCGGGCGGGAAACCGGCAACGGTTAAGCGTATTTTGGAAGTGCTGATTCCTGTGGCCGAAGCGCTGACGTACGCACATGCCCGCGGGTTGATCCATCGGGACTTAAAACCCGACAACATTTTGCTGGCAGAGCAGGGGAAGGTGTATTTATCGGATTTTGGTCTGGCGAGGACGTTGTTCAATGAACGCACGCTGGACGTGGAGGGCAGCCATTGTGAAGGCACGGCCCCCTATCTATCCCCGGCAGTGGCCCATGGGCAGGCCGAAGATACCCGTTGCGATATTTACTCGCTGGGGGCCATTCTTTACCAAATGCTCACCGGCCGTCTGCCGTATAGCGGGCGGACAACCGAAGAGGTCATTGCCCAAATCAAGGCCGGCCCGCCGCGTCCCATTCTTGAACTGAATCCCAAGGCGCCTGCCGAGCTGGTGTTGGTGTGTGAAACGGCAATGGCACGGGATCAGCGCGATCGTTATGCCAACATGGCGGATTTCCTGGAGGATTTGCGGCGCATTCAGCGCGGTCAGTTGCCGGTGGGCGCGCATGCGGGCACGGCGTGGGTCAATCGTGCACGGGTGAGTTGGCGGCGGCATTGGCCCAAAATCGTGACGGGCGCATGTTTGAGTCTGGCAGCTTTGGGCCTCTGGCATACGGGCTGGTTGCGTTCCCCCGTATTAAAACCGATCCAAGTCATCCAGCTTGGGGAAGGATTCGATCATTATTCTTCAGTGATGGGGAATTGGGACCTGGATAAAGTGACGGATTTTCTGGTGCTAAATCGGCAGGACAACTCTATTCAGGTCGTGGATGCTACAAATAACCGGGTGCAGTTGATTCCTTGCCCAAAGCTGCTGGGTTCGGAGGAACGGGGTGACATTGGTTACTTAACCATGACAAGTTTTTCCACCGATAAAGCCGATGATTTGATTATTACCTATAGCCAGAAAACTCAGGCCCGGGCCAAAGTCATCAACCCCAATTTGCTCACGGTGGCCGAGTTTACGTACGAGGGTGAATTCGTACCTGCCAACCGGGAACGAGCGGCTTCAGCCACGGTTTTTATTTCGGGAATGGCCGTGGATTTGGATAACGACCAAAAAAAGGAATTTCTATTTCATTATGGGACACCTTATGGGCAAAGACGTCCACGCGGGCTGGTTTTGATGGATATGGATGACACGAAAGGGGTGATGCGCTGGGATTTCCCCACTGCCCCATACATCCGAAAGTTCCTGGTTCAGGATTTGGAGGGAGACGGTAAGCAAGAAATTATTTTTGGGACTCATGCCACCTGTAATGGCAAACAATTGGAGGACGGGACCGATGATTTTCATTCGCATCTGGCCGTGCTGAATGCTAATGGGGAATTGCGCTGGCGCCGGACCGTTGGGAAGGAGTACACGGCTGTTGTACCGTTAATGTGGGAGGCTGGCTCGTCGGCACCGGGACGAATATATGCCTGGCTGTCGGCATCCTATTTAGCCCGTCACAGTTTGCCGCCTGAGGAGCGTGGCCCGGGAATTGCCAGCCGGATTTTCTACGTGGAGGCCAATGGAGAGGGACTGCGTGAATACCTGCCGCCTTTTGAACTGGTGGATGTGCATCCTGCCGATGTCACGGGGGATGGGCGCCGGGAACTCGTTATGACGGATACCAATGGGTGGGTGCGCGTGTTGAGTCAGGATTTGCAGGTTATCCGGCAAACTCGATTGGCGCAGCCACGCCAAATGTTGGCGTACGCGCATGTCCTGGGTAATGTGCGGCTGCCTCAATTGGACGGCGGGCCGTATGTGGCAGTGTTGTGGAAGGACCTGCATTCAAATTCAGTGGGCGTAGTTGGCAAAACGCATCGAGAATTCAGCAATGATAATATCATGCATGAGGTGACGGCAATGGTGTTGGACCGACGGCTCCAGCCGGTTTTCCGTGCGGTGCTTCATCCCACTCTCAAGGAACGTCTCAGCAATATCCGGGGCGAAGTCAAGGATGTGGACGGCGACGGTGCCGAGGAAATCGTTGTATTTTCCGAACGCATCACCATTTGCAAAGTGGTCAAGGAGTGA
- a CDS encoding adenylosuccinate synthase, translating into MATTILVGAQWGDEGKGKIIDVLTESADLVVRTQGGNNAGHTVILKGVKYVLHLVPSGILHQGKVCVVGNGVVVDPISLCEEIDGLEKLGIKVTPQNLALSETAHVVFPYHRELDAQREVLKGRQKIGTTKRGIGPAYGDKAARVGLRLLDLVQPERFAAALKTRIKENNEVLKAFGAKPLSYKKVLADYQAAAERLKPFVTNTVVLLNQALRQKKNILFEGAQGTFLDIDHGTYPYVTSSNTTAGGACTGSGVPPNRMDRVVGVMKAYTTRVGEGPLPTENAEIADMLHAMGREFGATTGRPRRCGWFDAVAVRHAVMVNGIDELAVTNIDGLDTLETLKVCVAYRAAGRQYDYVPSDAALLAQCEPVYVELPGWRQPTSAVKRWKDLPAKTRAYLKALSDLTGAPIGIASVGPGREQTIFVK; encoded by the coding sequence ATGGCAACCACCATTTTGGTTGGCGCCCAATGGGGCGACGAGGGCAAGGGCAAAATTATTGACGTGCTGACGGAGTCGGCAGACCTGGTCGTGCGCACGCAGGGCGGCAACAATGCGGGACATACGGTCATTCTGAAGGGCGTGAAGTATGTTTTGCACCTGGTGCCTTCGGGCATTTTGCACCAGGGCAAGGTATGCGTGGTGGGCAATGGGGTGGTGGTGGACCCCATCAGTTTATGCGAGGAAATTGATGGCCTGGAAAAACTGGGGATTAAGGTGACCCCGCAAAACCTGGCCTTGAGCGAGACGGCGCATGTGGTGTTTCCCTACCATCGCGAGCTGGATGCGCAGCGCGAAGTGCTCAAGGGACGCCAGAAAATCGGCACCACCAAACGCGGTATCGGCCCGGCGTATGGCGATAAAGCGGCGCGGGTGGGACTGCGGCTGCTGGATTTGGTGCAGCCAGAGCGTTTTGCTGCGGCGTTGAAGACGCGCATCAAGGAAAACAATGAAGTGCTGAAAGCCTTTGGCGCCAAGCCCTTGTCCTATAAAAAGGTGTTGGCCGACTATCAGGCGGCCGCGGAGCGGCTGAAGCCCTTCGTGACCAACACGGTTGTCTTGCTGAATCAGGCCTTGCGCCAGAAAAAGAATATTCTCTTCGAGGGGGCGCAGGGGACTTTCCTGGACATTGACCATGGGACTTATCCTTATGTGACTTCCTCCAATACGACGGCGGGGGGAGCCTGCACCGGGTCGGGGGTGCCGCCCAACCGGATGGATCGGGTGGTGGGGGTTATGAAAGCCTATACCACACGGGTGGGGGAAGGGCCGTTGCCCACGGAGAATGCGGAGATTGCCGACATGCTCCACGCCATGGGACGTGAATTTGGGGCCACCACCGGACGGCCCCGGCGATGCGGTTGGTTTGATGCCGTGGCCGTGCGGCATGCGGTGATGGTTAATGGCATTGATGAGCTGGCGGTGACCAATATTGACGGGTTGGACACATTGGAAACCCTCAAGGTTTGCGTGGCCTATCGCGCCGCTGGACGGCAATATGATTATGTGCCCAGCGACGCGGCGCTCCTGGCCCAATGCGAGCCGGTGTATGTGGAGCTGCCGGGCTGGCGGCAGCCCACTTCCGCCGTGAAGCGTTGGAAGGATTTGCCTGCCAAAACGCGGGCTTATCTCAAAGCCCTGAGCGATTTGACTGGCGCGCCCATTGGCATAGCCTCGGTTGGCCCGGGGCGGGAGCAAACTATTTTCGTTAAATAA
- a CDS encoding isoprenyl transferase gives MSSHSASAPALSAQAKANLPVHVAIIMDGNGRWAKERGLPRVEGHRHGVESVRAVVRACGELGIKYLTLYAFSVENWNRPKDEVDTLMKYLARFLKTELGELHRNNVRLEVIGQVYRLPEFVQEQLKKTQAALAKNNGLTLILALSYGGRTEIVEAIRTIAAKVKAGQLEPEEINEQVVAQHLYTRHYPDPDLLIRTSGEMRVSNFLLWQISYTEFVVTPTLWPDFRKPQLYAALEEYTRRHRRFGGV, from the coding sequence ATGAGCTCACATTCGGCATCGGCACCCGCCTTAAGCGCCCAGGCGAAGGCCAACCTGCCGGTGCATGTGGCCATCATCATGGATGGGAATGGCCGCTGGGCCAAGGAACGCGGGCTGCCGCGGGTGGAGGGACACCGGCATGGAGTGGAGTCCGTGCGCGCCGTGGTGCGCGCGTGTGGCGAGCTGGGCATCAAATACCTCACCTTGTACGCCTTTTCCGTGGAAAACTGGAATCGGCCCAAGGACGAGGTGGATACCTTGATGAAATACCTGGCCCGCTTTCTCAAGACGGAACTTGGCGAGTTGCATCGCAACAACGTGCGGCTGGAAGTAATTGGGCAGGTCTATCGGCTGCCGGAGTTTGTGCAGGAGCAATTGAAGAAAACCCAGGCGGCCCTGGCCAAGAATAATGGTTTGACGCTGATTCTGGCATTAAGTTACGGAGGGCGGACGGAAATTGTGGAGGCGATACGGACGATTGCCGCCAAGGTCAAGGCTGGCCAGCTTGAACCGGAAGAGATCAATGAGCAGGTGGTGGCGCAGCATTTGTACACCCGGCATTATCCGGACCCCGATTTGCTGATTCGCACCAGCGGGGAGATGCGCGTCAGTAATTTCCTCTTGTGGCAAATTTCCTACACGGAATTTGTGGTCACGCCCACCTTGTGGCCGGATTTCCGCAAGCCACAGCTCTACGCGGCCCTGGAGGAGTACACCCGGCGGCACCGGCGGTTTGGCGGGGTTTGA
- a CDS encoding protein kinase domain-containing protein — MARELPSITPALQSSLPAGIPISHLANTLTLLSQLEGLEQAQSESIGHFGPFQVLRALGEGGMGVVVLARDTRNDAVVAVKVLKPSLLQYPLAVQRFLSEANHMSRLKHPHILPVLDSGRTALGPYYSMPFCEKGGAGRRVGGRETGNG, encoded by the coding sequence GTGGCCCGAGAGTTACCGTCCATAACCCCGGCGCTTCAGTCCTCGCTGCCGGCAGGCATACCCATTTCCCACCTGGCAAACACTCTCACGCTGCTCTCCCAATTGGAGGGGCTGGAGCAGGCCCAATCAGAGTCCATTGGCCATTTTGGGCCTTTTCAAGTTTTGCGCGCTTTGGGGGAAGGAGGCATGGGTGTGGTGGTGTTGGCCCGAGACACACGTAATGACGCGGTGGTGGCCGTTAAGGTCTTGAAGCCAAGTCTCCTGCAGTACCCCCTTGCGGTGCAGCGGTTTCTGAGCGAGGCAAACCACATGAGCCGGTTGAAGCATCCGCACATCCTGCCGGTGTTGGACAGTGGGCGGACGGCGTTGGGTCCGTACTATTCCATGCCGTTCTGTGAAAAGGGGGGGGCTGGCCGGCGAGTTGGCGGGCGGGAAACCGGCAACGGTTAA
- a CDS encoding tRNA (cytidine(34)-2'-O)-methyltransferase — protein MNVVLVEPEIPPNTGNVARLCAATGAVLHLIEPFGFHLDDRQLRRAGMDYWQHVVWRRWPNWAHFEAALPPEARLWFIESRGERHYAEVAFLPDDYLVFGRETTGLPASLLARHPERWLRIPMFNSQARSLNLSNCVALVLYEALRQLGFQGEVR, from the coding sequence ATGAATGTCGTTCTGGTGGAGCCGGAAATTCCCCCCAACACCGGCAATGTCGCGCGACTGTGCGCGGCTACGGGCGCCGTATTGCACCTCATTGAACCCTTTGGATTTCATTTGGATGACCGCCAACTCAGGCGGGCGGGCATGGATTACTGGCAGCATGTCGTTTGGCGCCGTTGGCCGAATTGGGCCCATTTTGAGGCGGCACTGCCCCCGGAAGCCCGCCTTTGGTTCATCGAAAGCCGGGGGGAGCGACACTACGCGGAGGTGGCCTTCTTACCGGACGATTATTTGGTTTTTGGACGGGAGACCACCGGCTTGCCGGCCTCTCTGCTGGCCAGGCACCCGGAGCGCTGGTTGCGCATCCCGATGTTTAATTCCCAAGCCCGCTCGCTTAATCTGTCCAATTGTGTGGCCCTGGTGCTTTACGAAGCCTTGAGGCAACTGGGCTTCCAAGGCGAGGTGCGTTAA